GGCACCCGCGCGCCAAGCCGCCCTCGCCGCGGGCCTGGACCTACGCGTGGGATGCACCACGATCAGCAAAGTCTGCGGCTCCGGCATGAAGGCCGTGATGCTCGGCGCCGACCTCATCCGCGCCGGCTCCGCCTCGATCGTCGTCGCCGGTGGCATGGAGTCCATGACCAACGCGCCCTACCTCACCATGGGCGCGCGCGGCGGCCTGCGCATGGGGCATCAGGAGCTGCTCGACCACATGTTCTTCGACGGCCTGCAGAACCCTGCCGACAAGCGCATGATGGGCGACTTCGCCGAGATCACCGCCGGCGAGTACGCCTTCAGCCGCGACGACCAGGACGCCTTCGCCATTCAGTCGGTGGAGCGCGCCCTCGCTGCAGCCGCCGGCGGTCACTTCGACGCGGAGGTCGTGCCCGTCGAGGTCACGCACCGTCGCAAGACCACTACCGTGAGCGTCGACGAAGAGCCGCCCCGCTGCGACCTCGATCGCATCCGATCCCTGAAGCCCGCCTTCAAGCGCGAGGGCGGCACAGTGACCGCGGCATCGTCCTCCTCCATCTCCGACGGCGCCGCGGCACTGGTGCTCATGAGCGAGGCGGAAGCCTCACGCCGCGGCCTCACGCCGCTGGCGCGGATCGCCGGGCACTCGGGCCATGCACAGGAACCCGAGTGGTTCACCACGGCCCCCGTGAAGGCGATCGCCAACGTGCAGGACATGCTCGGTTGGACGCCGTCCGACGTGCAGCTCTACGAGATCAACGAAGCCTTCGCCGTGGTCACCATGGCCGCCATGCGCGACCTTAAGCTCGACCCGACCCAGGTGAACGTGCACGGCGGCGCCTGCGCCCTCGGCCACCCGATCGGCGCAACCGGCGCCCGCATCCTCGTCACCCTGGTGCACGCCCTGCGCCAGCACGACGGTAGCGGTCGCGGCATCGCCTCCCTGTGCATCGGCGGGGGCGAGGCCACGGCCGTCGCCGTCGAGCGCGTGAGCTAAGGGAACCTAATGCCCGTACTGAGTAGCCAGATCGATCCGCGCTCGGAAGCGTTCCAGCGCAGCGACGCCCACCACCGGCGCCTGGCGCAGGACCTGCGCGAGCGTCTCGCCCAGGTGCGCCTCGGCGGCGGCGAGCGTGCCCGTGAGCGTCACCTCGCGCGCGGCAAGCTGCTGCCGCGCGATCGCATCGATGCGCTCCTCGACCCGGGCAGTGCCTTCCTGGAGCTCTCCGCCCTGGCCGCGGACGATCTCTACGACGGTCAGGCGCCGAGCGCGGGCGTGGTCGCCGGCATCGGGCGCATCGCGGGCACGGAGGCGGTGATCGTGGCCAACGACGCCACGGTCAAGGGCGGTGCCTACTTCCCGATGACGGTGAAGAAGCATCTGCGCGCACAGGAAGTGGCACTGGAGAATCACCTCCCTTGCATCTACCTAGTGGATTCGGGAGGCGCCTTCCTGCCCTTACAGGATGAGGTGTTCCCCGACCGCGAACACTTCGGCCGCATCTTCTACCACCAGGCGCGCCTCTCGGCGGCGGGGGTACCGCAGATCGCCGTCGTGATGGGCAGCTGCACGGCCGGTGGCGCCTACGTGCCGGCCATGTGCGATGAATCGATCATCGTGCGCAAGCAGGGCACCGTTTTTCTCGGCGGGCCGCCGTTGGTGAAAGCGGCCACGGGCGAGATCGTCGACGCCGAGACCCTCGGCGGCGGCGACGTCCACTGCCGCACCTCCGGCGTCACCGACTACCTCGCGGACAACGACGCGCATGCCCTGGAACTCGCCCGCGGCGTGGTCAGCCACCTAAACCAGCCAGCCCCGGTTGCCCCAGACCGCGCGCCGCGCCCACCACGCTACGCGCCGGAAGAGCTCTACGGCGTGCTGCCGACGGAGAACCGCTACCCCTACGACGTGCGCGAAGTGATCGCGCGTCTCGTGGACGACTCGGAGTTCGAGGAGTTCAAACCGCTCTACGGCAAGACGCTCGTCACGGGCTTCGCCCACCTCGGTGGCTATCGGGTGGGCATCATCGCCAACAACGGCATCCTCTTCTCCGAGAGTGCGCTGAAGGGCGCGCACTTCATCCAGCTGTGCAACCAGCGCGGCATCCCGCTGCTGTTCCTGCAAAACATCTCCGGCTTCATGGTCGGCTCGAAGTATGAACAGGCCGGCATCGCTAAGGACGGCGCCAAGATGGTGAACGCCGTGGCCACGAGCGTCGTGCCCAAGCTTACGGTGATCATCGGCGGCAGCTTCGGCGCCGGCAACTACGCCATGTGTGGGCGCGCCTACGGTGGTCGCTTCCTCTGGAGCTGGCCCAATGCACGCATCTCCGTGATGGGCGGCGAGCAGGCCGCGTCCGTATTGGCCCAGATTCGTCGCGACGGCCTAGAAGCGCGCGGCGGCGAGTGGCCCGAGGCCGAAGAGCAGGCCTTCAAGGACGAGATCGCCGGCCAGTACGAAGCCGAGGGCAACCCCTACCACGCCACGGCCCGCCTGTGGGATGACGGCGTGATCGATCCGGTGGACACGCGACGAGTCCTGTCCCTGGCCCTGTCCAGCGTGCTGCGCGTGCCGCGCGACGACGGGCCGGGATACGGCGTGTTCCGCATGTAAGCTAACGTCTACGACAGGTACTCCGAGAGCCTCATGCAATTCCTGCACACCATGATCCGCGTCGCCAACCTCGATGCCGCCCTGGACTTCTTCTGCGAGAAGCTCGGTCTGGAGCTCATCGATCGTCGCGATTACGAGAAGGGCCGCTTCACGTTGGTCTTTCTCGCCGCCCCAGAAGATGCGGCCGCGGCGCGCGAGCGCAGCGCGCCGATGGTCGAGCTGACCCATAACTGGGACCCCGAGGAGTACACGGGCGGGCGCAACTTCGGCCACCTCGCCTACCGCGTCGACGACATCTACGCCCTGTGCCAGAAGCTCATGGACGCGGGCGTCACCATCAACCGCCCGCCGCGCGACGGCCACATGGCCTTCGTGCGCAGCCCCGACGGCATCTCCATCGAGCTACTGCAGAAGGGCGGCTCCCTGCCGCCGCGCGAGCCTTGGGCGAGCATGGGGAACACGGGCACCTGGTAGGGCCCGATACCTTGCGATGAGCGACTCACCCCTCCAGATCACCCGCGAAGACAGCGTCGTCACCGTAGCCCTCGACCGGCCCCGGGTTCACAACGCCTTCGACGAGCACACGATCGCCGCCCTTTCAGAAACATTCGCCTCCCTGGCGGGCGACGCCGAGGCGCGGGTGATCGTGCTGCGCGGGAAAGGGCGCTCCTTCTCCGCCGGCGGCGATGCCAACTGGATGAAACGCATGGCCGCGGCAGACGCGCAGGCTAACCGCGATGACGCCCTCGCCCTGGCGCAGATGCTGCGACGCCTGGCGGACCTGCCCCAGCCGGTGGTCGCCCGCGTGCACGGCTACGCCTACGGGGGTGCCGTGGGCCTCGCGAGCGCCTGCGACATCGTGCTCGCCGCGGACGATGCGCGCTTCGCCCTCAGCGAGGTGCGCCTCGGGCTCGTGCCCGCCGTGATCTCGCCATTCGTGGTCGAGGCCATCGGCGCGCGCCAGGCCCATCGCTACTTCCTCACGGGCGAGTCCTTCGACGCCGCCACCGCGCAACGCATCGGCCTCGTCCACGAGGTAGTGCCCGCACCGGTGCTCGACGCACGCCTGGAACAACTCCTGCGCGAACTCGCCCAGGCCGGCCCCGCCGCCCAGCGCGAAGCCAAGACCCTGATCAACACCCTCGCGAGCGGCACTCATGCCGATGCGAAGGAAACGGACGCCTACACCGCCGACCTCATCGCCCGCGTGCGCGACAGCGCCGAGGGGCGCGAGGGCATCGGCGCCTTCCTCGACAAACGGACACCCGCGTGGCGAAGCTGACCAAACTCCTGATCGCAAACCGCGGCGAGATCGCTTGCCGCATCATGCGCACCTGCCGCGAGCTCGGCGTGGCAAGCGTGGCCGTGTACTCCACCGCCGACGCTAACGCCCGCCACGTGCGCGAGGCCGACGAGGCCTGGCCCATCGGAAACGCCCCGGCCAGCGAGAGCTACCTGAACATCGATGCCCTGCTCGAGGCCGCCGCCCTCTCGGGCGCCGACGCCGTGCACCCGGGCTACGGCTTCCTGTCCGAGAACGCCACCTTCGCCCAACGGGTGCGTGAGGCGGGGCTGCGCTTCGTGGGTCCCGGCGCCGATGCGATCGAACTCATGGGTTCCAAGGCCGCCTCGCGCGCCCGCATGCGCGACGCTGGCGTGCCCGTGCTACCGGGCTATGACGGCGACGACCAGTCCGACGAACGCCTGCGGGCTGAGGCGCAAGCCATCGGCTACCCCGTGCTGATCAAGGCCAGCGCGGGCGGTGGCGGCAAGGGCATGCGCGTGGCGCGCTCGAGCGATGAGTTCGTGGCCACCGCCGCCGGCGCGCGCCGCGAAGCGATGAGCGCCTTCGGCGACGATCGCCTGATCGTCGAGCGCTACCTGGAACGCCCGCGGCACATCGAAGTGCAGGTGATCGGCGATGCCCACGGCAACGTGCTGCACCTCTACGAACGTGAGTGTTCGGTCCAGCGCCGGCACCAGAAAATCATCGAAGAGACGCCGTCCCCCTACTGCGACGACGAGCTGCGCAGCGCCATCACGGCCGCCGCGGTGGAAGCCGCGCGCACCGTCGCCTACGAGAATGCGGGCACCGTCGAGTTCATCGTCGACGATCAGCGACGCTTCTACTTCATGGAGATGAACACGCGCCTGCAGGTGGAACACCCGGTCACGGAGATGATCACGGGCGTGGACCTGGTGGCGTGCCAGCTGGCCGTGGCGGCGGGCGAGGCCCTGCCTGTCAGCCAGGATGAGATCACCACCCAGGGACACGCGATCGAGTGTCGTCTCTACGCCGAGCGCCCGGAGCAGGACTTCCTGCCGGCCACCGGCACGATCGAGGCGCTAGTGTTCCCCGATCCCGAGACCACCCCCGGTTTGCGCATCGACTCGGGCGTGGAGACGGGTGACGCCGTGAGCATCCACTACGATCCGATGATCGCGAAGCTCATCTGCCACGGCGAGGACCGCACGCAGGCCCTGCATCGCATGCGTCAGACCCTCGGCGAGACGACCGTCGTCGGCGTGGGCAACAACGTGCCCCTGCTCGGCGAGCTCCTGGGCCACCCCGCCTTCGACGCAGGCGACGTCGACACGACGTTCGTCGATCGCGAACTCGCCGCTCTCGTCGCCGGCGCTGGGCGGATCAGTCCCGCCCACCTGCTGGCCGCGGCCGCCGCGCTTACGGCGCCGCGCCGTTTGATCGGCGACGCACAGGAGGCGGCCAGCCCCTGGCTGCGCGACGACCACTGGCGCGCCGCGGGTGTCGACGTGCGTCGCCTGCGCCTCACCGCCCACTCGGGGCAAGCGTTCATCCTCGAGGTGAGCGACCGACGCCCCGCCCTGGAGATCCTCGTCCGCGAAGAGGGCACGGAAGCCGCAGCGGCGCTCTACAGCGTACGCACGCGCGGCGAGCCGAGCGCCGGTCCCTTCGCCCTTGCGGTCGGCGACAACGCCTTCGGCGCCGTCCAGGTCACCCGCCATGGCGAACGTTTGCTGGTCCACGCGGACGGCCGCCTGCAGGAACTCGACGTCACCTCGGCCTACCCCGTCGCGCGAGCGGCCGCGGACGAGGACAGCAATCCGACGGCCCCCATGCCCGGCACGGTGGTCGCGTTGGAGGTGAGCGAAGGCGATGAGGTCGCCGAAGGCGCCGCCCTGCTCACCCTCGAAGGCATGAAGATGGAATTCACCGTACGCGCCCGCAAGGCCGGTCGCGTGGAAGCCGTGCACTGCGCCGTCGGCGACATGGTCGATGCCGAAGTGCCTCTGGTCACCCTGCAGCAGGAGGAGTCCTGATGCGATCAGGCGACTTCATGGGCGATCTGCCCAAGCGGGTGAAGATGGTGGAAGTGGGTCCGCGCGACGGCTTGCAGAACGAGCCCAACCCCGTGCCCACGGAGCTCAAGATCGAGTTCATCAATCGACTCTCCCAGTCGGGCTTGCGCACCATCGAGACGACGAGTTTCGTTAGCCCCCGTTGGGTGCCGCAGATGGCGGACGCCACCGAGGTGTTCAGTTCCATCGAGCGCAACCCGAACATCTACTACCCCGTGCTCGTGCCGAACGTGACCGGGCTCAAGCGCGCCATCGATGTGGGCGTGCGCGAAGTCGCCGTGTTCACCGCGGCCTCGGATACCTTCAACTGCCGTAACACGAACGTCACCATCGAGGAGTCGCTGGAGCGCTTCGCGCCGGTGATGGAGCTCGCCGCGGAGAACGATTTGCGCGTGCGCGGGTACGTCTCCTGCGCCCTCGGTTGCCCCTACGAGGGAGACATCGAGCCGAGTAAGGTTGCCGCCGTCGCGCGGGAACTCTCGGAGCTCGGCTGCTACGAGATCTCCCTCGGCGACACGATCGGCATCGGCACGCCCGCCGCCGCCCAGCGCATGGTGGAAGCCGTGATGACCGAAGTGCCGGTGGAGCACTTGGCGGTCCACTTCCACGACACGCGCGGCCAGGCCCTGGCCAACGTCATGGCCTGCCTGCAGCTCGGCGTGGCCACGGTGGACTCCTCCGTCGCCGCCCTCGGCGGCTGCCCGTACGCCAACGGCGCCCGCGGCAACGTGGCCAGCGAGGACCTGCTCTATATGCTCCAGGGCCTCGGCGTCGAGACCGGCGTAGACCTGGAGCGCCTGATCGACGCCAGCCTGTTCATCAGCGACGCTCTCGGCCGCCCGCCGAGCAGCCGCCTCGGCCAGCTGCGCCTCGAAGAGCGCGGCGAACCCGTACACTAACGCCTCGCCGCCGTGCCCCCCGCGGGCGACAGCGGTGACACGAAGGGAGAAACACATGGATATCACGCGCAGCCGCGCCGTCATCTCGGGCGGCGCCTCGGGCCTTGGCGCCGCCGTCGCCCGTCGGGTGATCGCCGAGGGGGGCCACGCGGCCCTGCTCGATATAGACGAAGAGCGCGGCCAGGCCTTCGCGGCAGAACTCGGCGAGCGCGCCCTGTTCGTGCGCACGGACGCGGCCGACGAGACCAGCGTGGAAGCCGCCGTGGACGCGGCCCGTGAGGCCTTCGGCGGCGTGGACCTCGCCGTGAGCTGCGCCGGCGTTCTCGGTGCCGGACGCGTGCTCGGCCGCGAGGCGCCGATGCCCGCAGAGCAATTCGCGCGCACGATCACCATCAACCTGGTGGGCACGTTCCTGCTCGGGCGTACGGCCGCCGAGGTCATGCAGCACAACGAGCCCAACGAGCAGGGCGAGCGTGGGGTGATCGTCAACACCTCCTCTGTCGCCGCCTACGACGGGCAGATCGGCCAGGTCGCCTACGCGGCATCCAAGGGCGGCGTGGTCGGCCTCACGCTGCCGATGGCCCGCGAGCTCTCGCGCATCGGCGTGCGCGTGATGACCATCGCCCCCGGTATCTTCATGACGCCGATGATGGAAGTGGTGAAGGAGGAGTTCCGCGAGTCCCTGGCGCAGCAGGTGCCCTTCCCCTCTCGTCTTGGTGATCCGGCGGAGTTCGCCGACATGGTCGCCACCATCGTGGGCAACAGCTACCTGAACGGCGAGACCATCCGTCTGGACGGCGCCATCCGCATGCAGCCGAAGTAGGCGCGAAGCGCGGATTTTGAGTAACCTAAGAGGAATATGAGTTGAAAATTCTGGTAACCGTCAAGCGCGTGATCGACTACAACGTGCGCGTGCAGGTGAAGCGCGACGGCTCCGGCGTGGAGACCGACGGCGTGAAGATGAGCGTCAATCCCTTCGACGAGATCGCCGTGGAGGAAGCCCTGCGCCTGCGCGAGGCCGGCGTGGCAAGCGAGGTGGTGGTCGCTTCCATCGGCTCCGCCGACTGCCAGCAGCAGCTGCGCACGGCGCTGGCCATGGGCGCAGACCGCGCCATCTTGGTACGTGCGGACGACATCGACATGCAGCCGCTCTACGCCGCGCGTACCCTGCTCAAGCTGGTGGAGAAGGAAGCCCCGGGCCTAGTGATCACCGGCAAGCAGGCGATCGATGACGACTGCAACCAAACGGGTCAGATGCTCGCCGCCCTGTGGGGCCGCCCCCAGGCCACCTTCGCCTCGGAGCTGAAGGTGGACGGCGACAGCGCCACCACCGTGCGCGAAGTCGACGCGGGCCTTGAGACGATCCGTGTGCAGTTGCCCGCGGTCGTCACTACCGACCTGCGCTTGAACGAGCCGCGCTTCGTGAAGATGCCGGACATCATGAAGGCCAAGCGCAAGCCGCTGGAGGAGATCGCCTTGGCCGATCTCGGCGTGGAGGCCCCGCCGGGCCTGGAAACCCTGACCTACGCCCCGCCCCCTCAGCGCAGCCGCGGTGAGATGGTGGAAGACGTGCCCACCCTGGTGTCCGCGCTCAAGTCCCGAGGAGTCCTGTGATGAGCATGAAGGTCCTGCTCCTAGCCGAACACGACGGCAACACCCTGAACCCCTCCACCGCGCGCGCCCTAGCCTGCGCCAACGGCCTCGGCGGTGAGGTGCACGTGGTGGTCTTCGCAGCCAGCGCGGGCGATGTGGCTAACGCCGCCGCTCAGCTCGAGGGCGTAGCGAAGGTGCTCACCGTCGAGCGCGCCGAAAACGGTGTGCCTCTGGCCGCCGTCCTGGCACCCCAGATCGCAGCGCTCGCCGACGGCTACGACGCCGTGCTCGCCCCGTCCACCACCTTCGGCAAGGACGTGCTGCCCCGCGCCGCCGCCCTGCTCGGCGCGCCGCAGGTGAGCGACATCATGGAGGTGGTGGATGCGGGTGCCCGCAGCTTCCGCCGGCCCATGTACGCAGGCAACGCCATCGTCGACGTGAAGGTGCCCGAGGGCGTGAAGATCATCGGCACCGTGCGCACCGCCTCCTTCCAGGCGGCGGCGGAGGGCGCCAGCGCGGCGCCCATCGAAGCGGTCAGCGTCGCGGCGGAGCTGCCGAGCCATTCCGAGTACATCGGTCTCGCCACCCAGCAGAGCGAGCGCCCGGATCTGCAGTCCGCGCCGCGCGTCGTCTCTGGCGGCCGCGGCGTGGGCAGCGAGGAGAACTTCAGGGTGATCTTCTCCCTCGCCGATAAGCTGGGCGCCGCCGTCGGTGCCTCGCGCGCGGCCGTGGACGCAGGCTACGTGCCCAACGACATGCAGGTGGGGCAGACCGGCAAGATCATCGCGCCGGACCTCTACCTCGCCATCGGCATCTCCGGTGCCATCCAGCACGTTACGGGCATCAAGGACGCGGGTATCATCGTCGCTATCAACAAGGATCCGGAGGCGCCGATCTTCGAGATCGCCGACTACGGCCTGGTGGGCGACCTGTTCACGCTGCTGCCGGAACTCGAAACCGCCATCGGCTAGGGCCCAACATCACTAGGGAGCGGGGATGAACAACAAGATCTTCAGCGACGCCACGGCGGCCCTGACGGGGCTCCTGCGCGACGACATGACGCTGATGGCGGGAGGCTTTGGCCTCTGCGGCATTCCCGAGCAGCTGATCGCGGCCTTGCGCGACTCGGGCGCCAAAGGCCTCACGGTCATCAGCAACAACGCCGGCGTCGACGACTTTGGCTTAGGTCTCCTCCTGCACACCCGCCAGATTAAGAAGATGGTCTCCTCGTACGTGGGCGAGAACAAAACCTTCGAGAAGCAGTTCCTCAGCGGCGAGCTGGAGCTCGAGTTCAACCCCCAGGGCACCCTCGCCGAGCGCATCCGCGCCGGCGGTGCCGGCATCCCCGGCTTCTACACGCGCACGGGCGTTGGCACCAAGATCGCCGAGGGTAAGGAGCTAAAGGATTTCAACGGCATCACTTACGTGCTCGAGACCGGCCTCACCGCCGACGTCTCCCTGGTGAAGGCCTGGAAGGGCGATGCGGAGGGCAACCTCGTCTACCGCAAGACCGCGCGCAACTTCAATCCGATGATGGCCACCGCCGGGCGCATCACCGTCGCCGAGGTGGAGGAGCTTGTGGAAGTGGGCGAACTCGACCCCGATCAGATCCACACGCCCGGCATCTTCGTCGACCGCCTGATCCGCGGCGAGCACTACGAGAAACGCATCGAACAGCGCACCCTGCGCGAAGCTGGAGCCTAACGCTATGTCTTGGTCCAGAAACGACATCGCCCGCCGCGCCGCCGGCGAACTGCGCGACGGCTACTATGTGAACCTCGGCATCGGCATGCCAACGCTAGTCGCCAACTACATCCCCGAAGGCATGACCGTGACGCTCCAGAGCGAAAACGGCATGCTCGGCATGGGCCCCTTCCCCCTCGAAGAAGAGGTGGATGCGGACCTCATTAATGCCGGCAAGCAGACCATCACGGAGCTAAAGCAGACCAGCTACTTCTCCTCCGCCGACAGCTTCGCCATGATCCGCGGCGGCCACATCGACCTCTCGATCCTCGGCGCCATGCAGGTAGCCGCCAACGGCGACCTCGCCAACTGGATGATCCCGGGCAAGATGGTGAAGGGCATGGGCGGCGCGATGGATTTGGTCGCGGGCGTAAAGAAGGTCGTGGTGATCATGGAGCACACGGCGCGCGATGGCTCGCCGAAGATCCTACCCGAGTGCACCCTGCCGCTGACTGGCGTTGGCGTGGTCGATGAGATCATCACCGATCTCGGCGTGATGCAAATCGATGAGAAGGGCCTCACGTTGGTAGAGCTGGCGCCGGAGGTCACGGTGGCGCAGGTCCGCGACGCGACAGACGCCGATTTCCACCTCGCCGATAGGCTTGCCTAACGGCGCACATCCTCGCGATGGAGCTCAAGCGACGCTACCAGCAACTCATCGATAGCGGCGAGGCCCTAGCCGACCCCGCGCAGGCAGAAGCCGTCGAGATACTCTGCGATCTGACCAAGCGGCTGGTTGAAAGGGCCGACACACCGTCCACGGGGCCATCTGTTACCCGCGCCCTTAGGGCGCTCTTGGGTCGCTCGCGCGAGTCGAGCACCGGTCCTGTGAAAGGCCTTTACATGTGGGGCGGTGTGGGGCGAGGTAAGACCTGGCTCATGGATCTCTTCTACGAGTGTCTGCCGCTCGAGCAACGCTATCGCGCCCACTTCCACCGCTTCATGTACGAAGTGCACAACACGCTCGCCACCTTGCAGGACACGAGCGATCCGCTCAAACACGTCGCCGCCCACTTCGCCGAGCGTGCTCAGGTGCTGTGTTTCGACGAGTTGTTTGTCTCGGACATCACGGACGCCATGCTCCTGGGCACGCTGTTCGGCGAACTGTTCGACCGAGGCGTCACGCTGATAGCAACGTCCAACGTACCGCCATCACGGCTTTACAAGGACGGCTTGCAGCGCGCGCGTTTCCTGCCTGCGATCGGCCTACTCGAGCAACACACACGAGTGCTAAACCTCGACGGAGGTACGGACTATCGCCTGCGCCTGCTCGAACGCGCTGAGATCTACCATCATCCACTCGATGAGCAGGCTAAGCGGAATCTCAACCAGTACTTCGACGCCTTCTGCACCGATGGACAGTGCCACGGTGGCCCACTGCACATCGAAGGGCGCTCGATCCAGGTCGAGCGCGTTGCGGACGGTGTTGTCTGGTTCGACTTCTTCGCGATCTGCGACGGGCCTCGCGGCCAGGTGGACTACATACAGATCGCTCAGGAGTTCCATACGGTGATGGTCTCCGCGGTGCCAGTGCTGAACTCGCAGATGGAAAACCAGGCGCGGCGCTTCATCGCCCTGGTGGATGAGTTCTACGATCGCAATGTGAAGTTGATTCTGTCGGCCGCGGCACCCTTGGAAGGCCTTTACGCTGGGGAGCGACTCAACTTTGAGTTTGAGCGTACACACAGCCGCCTGCTCGAGATGCAAAGCACGGAGTACCTAGCGCGTGCACACCTGCCGTGAGCTAGCGCGCCAGGGGCGCAGTGCGATAGGCCGCGGCTCGAAAGCCAGCAGCCGTGCACGGTGATGCACGCGCTGGTTCAAGACGCGAAGCTGCGATACGTGCTCCCGCTTGCGGTCGCGGGGTTCGCGCTGCCTTACCTACTCGGGGCCTTTCTCCTCGACGTCGACTTTGACGTCTACGAGGTTACGCCCGCCGTGCTGGCGATGGAGATCGCATCGTACGGGGCAGCCATTATCGTGCTGTGGGCATGCTGGCTCCCAAGGGAGGGGTTGAGTGGCGTCATCGGCCGTACCCGCCAGGCGGGAGACGAGGGACCTAATGCTGCTCGGCATTGCGATGGTGAGCACGGCTGTGTTTCTGTTCTACGCGCTGTTCTACCCTCTATCGTTCGTGGCGCCGGAGTTTGTCTTTGGTGGGCCATCGACGGCTCTGAGCTACTTGTGCCCCCCCGAGCGAGCAAACGCGCTACTCCTCAATGGGGGCACGGTGGTGTCATTGGTGATTGCTGCACCGTTCGTGGAAGAGGTGCTATGTCGTGGGTTCATGCTCGGGCGACTAGCGGCAAAGTGGGGACGGAGGACGGCCGTGATCTCCTCCTCGATGGTATTCGCCCTGCTCCATCAGGACGTGTTGGGCGCCTTCGTCTTCGGCGTCTTCGCCTGCTTGGGCTACTTCCGATTCCAATCCCTTGCGGCGCCGATCATCTTGCACGCCGCTAATAACCTCGTGGTGTATTTCCGACGATACCTCGTACCCCGGGCGGCGTAGCGATGATGTCCCTAACCGACATCGCCGTACGGCGCGGGCGCGAAGTGCTCATCTCGGACGCGACCCTACAGATTCATGCGGGCCAGCGCATGGGCGTGATCGGTGCCAACGGCTGCGGCAAGTCGTCCCTCTTCGCCATGTTCCTCGGCGAGCTCGAACCCGACGACGGCACGCTCTCCATCGACCCAAGAGACGTCATCGCCCACGTCGCCCAGGAGAGCCCGCACGGCGTGGCGCCTGCGGTGGAGTACGTCATGGACGGCGACAGCGAACTGCGCGACGTGCAGATCGCCATCGCCCGTGGCGAGGCTGCAGGCAAGACCGATCTGCACGACCTCTACGAGCGCA
This genomic window from Pseudomonadota bacterium contains:
- a CDS encoding enoyl-CoA hydratase-related protein produces the protein MSDSPLQITREDSVVTVALDRPRVHNAFDEHTIAALSETFASLAGDAEARVIVLRGKGRSFSAGGDANWMKRMAAADAQANRDDALALAQMLRRLADLPQPVVARVHGYAYGGAVGLASACDIVLAADDARFALSEVRLGLVPAVISPFVVEAIGARQAHRYFLTGESFDAATAQRIGLVHEVVPAPVLDARLEQLLRELAQAGPAAQREAKTLINTLASGTHADAKETDAYTADLIARVRDSAEGREGIGAFLDKRTPAWRS
- a CDS encoding hydroxymethylglutaryl-CoA lyase; translation: MRSGDFMGDLPKRVKMVEVGPRDGLQNEPNPVPTELKIEFINRLSQSGLRTIETTSFVSPRWVPQMADATEVFSSIERNPNIYYPVLVPNVTGLKRAIDVGVREVAVFTAASDTFNCRNTNVTIEESLERFAPVMELAAENDLRVRGYVSCALGCPYEGDIEPSKVAAVARELSELGCYEISLGDTIGIGTPAAAQRMVEAVMTEVPVEHLAVHFHDTRGQALANVMACLQLGVATVDSSVAALGGCPYANGARGNVASEDLLYMLQGLGVETGVDLERLIDASLFISDALGRPPSSRLGQLRLEERGEPVH
- a CDS encoding carboxyl transferase domain-containing protein → MPVLSSQIDPRSEAFQRSDAHHRRLAQDLRERLAQVRLGGGERARERHLARGKLLPRDRIDALLDPGSAFLELSALAADDLYDGQAPSAGVVAGIGRIAGTEAVIVANDATVKGGAYFPMTVKKHLRAQEVALENHLPCIYLVDSGGAFLPLQDEVFPDREHFGRIFYHQARLSAAGVPQIAVVMGSCTAGGAYVPAMCDESIIVRKQGTVFLGGPPLVKAATGEIVDAETLGGGDVHCRTSGVTDYLADNDAHALELARGVVSHLNQPAPVAPDRAPRPPRYAPEELYGVLPTENRYPYDVREVIARLVDDSEFEEFKPLYGKTLVTGFAHLGGYRVGIIANNGILFSESALKGAHFIQLCNQRGIPLLFLQNISGFMVGSKYEQAGIAKDGAKMVNAVATSVVPKLTVIIGGSFGAGNYAMCGRAYGGRFLWSWPNARISVMGGEQAASVLAQIRRDGLEARGGEWPEAEEQAFKDEIAGQYEAEGNPYHATARLWDDGVIDPVDTRRVLSLALSSVLRVPRDDGPGYGVFRM
- a CDS encoding acetyl-CoA C-acyltransferase, yielding MSADSVVIAAARRTPLGAFQGSLAPVPAPELGAHAIRAAIADTGLRGDEISEVLMGCVLPAGLGQAPARQAALAAGLDLRVGCTTISKVCGSGMKAVMLGADLIRAGSASIVVAGGMESMTNAPYLTMGARGGLRMGHQELLDHMFFDGLQNPADKRMMGDFAEITAGEYAFSRDDQDAFAIQSVERALAAAAGGHFDAEVVPVEVTHRRKTTTVSVDEEPPRCDLDRIRSLKPAFKREGGTVTAASSSSISDGAAALVLMSEAEASRRGLTPLARIAGHSGHAQEPEWFTTAPVKAIANVQDMLGWTPSDVQLYEINEAFAVVTMAAMRDLKLDPTQVNVHGGACALGHPIGATGARILVTLVHALRQHDGSGRGIASLCIGGGEATAVAVERVS
- a CDS encoding SDR family NAD(P)-dependent oxidoreductase, whose amino-acid sequence is MDITRSRAVISGGASGLGAAVARRVIAEGGHAALLDIDEERGQAFAAELGERALFVRTDAADETSVEAAVDAAREAFGGVDLAVSCAGVLGAGRVLGREAPMPAEQFARTITINLVGTFLLGRTAAEVMQHNEPNEQGERGVIVNTSSVAAYDGQIGQVAYAASKGGVVGLTLPMARELSRIGVRVMTIAPGIFMTPMMEVVKEEFRESLAQQVPFPSRLGDPAEFADMVATIVGNSYLNGETIRLDGAIRMQPK
- a CDS encoding acetyl-CoA carboxylase biotin carboxylase subunit, which gives rise to MAKLTKLLIANRGEIACRIMRTCRELGVASVAVYSTADANARHVREADEAWPIGNAPASESYLNIDALLEAAALSGADAVHPGYGFLSENATFAQRVREAGLRFVGPGADAIELMGSKAASRARMRDAGVPVLPGYDGDDQSDERLRAEAQAIGYPVLIKASAGGGGKGMRVARSSDEFVATAAGARREAMSAFGDDRLIVERYLERPRHIEVQVIGDAHGNVLHLYERECSVQRRHQKIIEETPSPYCDDELRSAITAAAVEAARTVAYENAGTVEFIVDDQRRFYFMEMNTRLQVEHPVTEMITGVDLVACQLAVAAGEALPVSQDEITTQGHAIECRLYAERPEQDFLPATGTIEALVFPDPETTPGLRIDSGVETGDAVSIHYDPMIAKLICHGEDRTQALHRMRQTLGETTVVGVGNNVPLLGELLGHPAFDAGDVDTTFVDRELAALVAGAGRISPAHLLAAAAALTAPRRLIGDAQEAASPWLRDDHWRAAGVDVRRLRLTAHSGQAFILEVSDRRPALEILVREEGTEAAAALYSVRTRGEPSAGPFALAVGDNAFGAVQVTRHGERLLVHADGRLQELDVTSAYPVARAAADEDSNPTAPMPGTVVALEVSEGDEVAEGAALLTLEGMKMEFTVRARKAGRVEAVHCAVGDMVDAEVPLVTLQQEES
- the gloA gene encoding lactoylglutathione lyase: MQFLHTMIRVANLDAALDFFCEKLGLELIDRRDYEKGRFTLVFLAAPEDAAAARERSAPMVELTHNWDPEEYTGGRNFGHLAYRVDDIYALCQKLMDAGVTINRPPRDGHMAFVRSPDGISIELLQKGGSLPPREPWASMGNTGTW